ACTAATAAATATCATCCAATGGTATTATTGGTTCGATCGAATCGAAATGGTTTTGTTACAGTTGAGTTCCAAATGAGACATTTACGTTTGATTCTATTGAAAAAGGATTTGATTGTATTAACTCAAATCCACTAACTTTGCTTTGGCGAGTTCTTCGGGTTTGAAAGGTTTTTCTATTTGGATGTATTGGATCATCTCTTTTCTAAAGGGATAAGTTTCTCCTAAGATGGCTTTTTGGATCACAAAGTCTTTCCATGTTTTGAGACAATGCCCAAATTTTTCTCGGTCAAGTAACCTTGTAATCGATTCCTCATTTTCACCCCATACAAAGGGATTTGCACCGGCGTAAAGGAGTTCTTTCAATGATTCCACTCCATCACAGGAAGCGGATAAAAACAAAGCTGTGTTTCCAAATTGGTCTTTTGATTCCAAATTGAGACTATCCTCTTCCAAAAGGATGGCGCACACTTCATCCAAATTGGGCTCAGCAGCTAAATGCAAAGCATTTTTCCCTTCCAAATCGAGATGGTCTTTTACTTGGGGAAAGGTTTTTAAAAGATACAATACGATCTCAATCCGATTTTCTACCACTGCTTCCAAAAAGATAGATCGACCAGCTTCATTTCGTAATGCCATCACTTCGTCAGTGATCCACGGGTGGATGCACTCCCAAAGAGTTTCCATGGATTCTAAAACAGCTATATGGAAGATCGTATTCCCTTCTTTATCGCGAGTGAGAAGGTTAGGTGAGTTTTTCCAAATGGGAGAGGTTGTGATCAGTGCATTTAAAAATTGGGTGCGGTTTTGACTGACCACATCAAAGATCACATTACCAGGAGTTCTGTAGGGTGAATTAGGATCCGCACCTTTTGTGATCGCATGTTGGAACAAATCCACATTATCTACTTTCAACATCCATGTGAGAGCATTCGTTCCATAAGAATCCAGTTCATTGGGATCGGCCCCCTCTCTAAGAAGTAAATCCCAATCTTCTATTGTACCTGACTTTGCAACATCAATGACACTCATTCCAGTTACGATAAAAGTTACTTAACTCTTGTCGATTTTTTAACCGTACGTTTAGTCGGTTTGAAACTAATGATTTTATCAAACCCGCGTTTCAGTTCAAATTTTAAATAGGGAACAGATGTTTCCTTTGGTGGGATGAGACTCATTGCTCTTTCCGACAAGGCTGTGATGGTTAAACTTGGATTCACACCTAAGTTCACTGTCAACATGGATGCATCACAAACACGTAAGTTCTCGTAACCAAACACTTTGTTTTCCAAATCGATCACACCTTTTTCTGGGGACTCGGCCACGATACATCCACCCATAATATGCCCTGTAACAGGAGCAGACAATAACGTTTCGTTAAGAGAACTTCTAGGAATCCCACCAACAATTTCAGCCAATTTACGAGTGAAGGCATTTGCAATGGGTATGTAAGTTGGTGTTGGCTCTCCTGTGGAAAGTGCCGAAGTCAAGGTCCTTTGGAAAGGCCAAATAAAACGACGTTTCCGAACAAGTCGTACACTATTGTCTACAGTTTGCATGACAAGCAAGATGATGGAGTTTTTTGCAAATCCAAATGGGTTATGTGCTTTTAAAAAATAAAGAGGATGGCGTACCATTGTCCAAAAAAACTTTAGTGGTCTTGGAAACTTGCCTCCACCATCTGTCATCACACTCGCCATAACACCAAAAAAATCGGATCCTTTCGAATACCTAACAGGTTCAATATGAGTATTTTCATCAGGGTGGACAGAAGACGTGATGGCAATCCCTCGTGAATAATCAGCATTATGACTTGATGGGACTGTCACTGGTAAAACTGTTTCACTATTGGTGCGGACAGTATCACCTAACTTCTCTGACAAACGAATCATTTTGTTTTCCTGTTGCATCTTTAACAGCAAACCAACAGTTCCCATAACACCAGCAGAAAGTACAACTTGTTCGGAGCGAAATTTTCTTTTTGGATATCCAAACCAACCTGTTGTGCTGTTGGTTTCTAATTCATATCCAAATTCGCCACTTGCTTCTGGATCAGGAATTCCCTTTGCATTGAGTGGAATAAGAGAGGTAACTTTAGTTTCAGGTAAAATAACAGCACCTAATTTCTCTGCTAAATATAAATAGTTTTTATCGAGTGTGTTTTTAGCATTATGGCGACAACCAACCATACACCCACCACAGTAATTACAAGGATCACGATCTGGACCATCTCCATCAAAAAATGGATCCTTAGGATCTTTTTTATTTCCAAAATAAATTCCAACAGGCGTTCTACGGAATGTATCTTCCTTTCCAAATGATTTAGCAGTTTCTAATAATAAATGGTCTGGTTCCCATAACTGAGGATTCTCAGTTACACCTAACATATGTTTTGCAACATCGTAATAAGGTAATAATGCTTTTTCTCCTCCCATTTTGGAATACAATGGCGAATTTAAAACTTTACTGGAAGGAACATATAAAGTGCAAGCATAGACAAGTGATCCACCACCAACACCTGATCCACTCACTAGTAAAAAATCATTTAGTAGGTTGATCCTTTGGATTCCATAAAACCCAAGTTTTGGCATCCATAAATACTTTCGTAAACTCCAATTGGTTTTTGGAAAATCTCCTGCCTTCCATCGTTTGCCAGATTCAATGACTAAAACTTTATATCCTTTTTGAGAAAGACGATATGCAGAAACGGAACCACCAAAGCCTGACCCAACTATAATCACGTCGTAATCAAATTTTTGTTCTTTTGGAATGGTTTGGTTCATGGTTCGTTTTTCCTTGTTTGTGGAGAATGAGCGAATCCGATTCTCAGATTGAATTCATTTTCTGTCAATTCGCTCTTAGGAATTCTGAAAAAACTTCTGGTCGAATCAAATCATTGGTTTTGAATCGGTTCATGCCTGAAATCAAAAAACAAATTCCACTACTCAACTCCGATGGAACAATTACAGAAGAAGGTTGGGCACGTTCACCTTATTGGACTTATAACCGGGAAAATATTGCCGCTTCCAAACTTAGGATTAAGGAATGGGATTATTATTCGATTCTTTCTCTGTCGAAAGAATACGGTATCACATTGACTGCATCAGACTTAGGTTATGCGGGACTCTTTGCGATTTGTTATTTAGATTTTAAAAAAGCAAGTTTCAAACAAATTGATACCTTATCGGTAATGCCACTCGGCAAAACAGGATTTCCAAAAGTGAATGATAGTGGAGTTGTTTCCTTCCAAGACAAAAAACTATCCTTACGTTTTGAAACATTTAACGGCAAGCGGACTTTAGAATTTGAATCCAAAGACTTTGTCGCACCAGATGGTTCCCGTGGGATCAAAGGAAAAATTGAACTGGCGGAACCAAAAATGGATACAATGAACATTGCCACGTCCTGGAAGGAAAACAGAAAGGCATTTTATTATAATACCAAAATCAATTGTATGCCTGCGACAGGTAATATAGTCGTTGGAAACCAGACTCTATCATTTGATTCCAAAACTGATTTTGGTGCTTTGGATTGGGGGAGAGGTGTTTGGACATATAAAAATCGTTGGTATTGGAGTTCTGTATCTGCTTGGATTGATGGAAAACCGTTTGGACTCAATTTAGGATATGGATTTTCAGACAGGACACCTGCTTCAGAAAATGTGATTTTGTATGATGGTAAAATTCACAAATTAGATGAAGTAAATTTCATCATTAATACAAAGGATTATTTGACACCTTGGAAATTTATATCCAATAACAACCGTTTGGATTTAGATTTTCAACCCATAGTCGATCGAAATTCTTATATGAACTTTGTGCTCATTAAATCGGAGCAACACCAAGTGTTTGGAAAATTTAATGGAACAGTTGTTTTGGATAATGGGAAAAAAATCAAACTAGAAAACGTACTTGGGTTTGCCGAGGATGTTCTCAATCATTACTAAAAAAAGAAAGAGCGATCACAATTGATGCCATCGCTCTTTCTTCTTGCATTTTTGGAGGAATCAACGTAAAGAAAAAGAATCCATTCAATTATGCTCGTTTTTTCAATTTGTAATAAGCAGAAAAACTTGCCGGGATAAAAATTAAGGATCCAAACGTTCCAAATCCTAAGCCCCAAGCCAGTGACAATGTCATAGGGATGAGGAGTGGATCGGATCCACCAATCGCATACGCTGTCGGAATCATCCCTGCCATGGTTGTCATCGTTGTGACAAGGATGGGCCGAAAACGTTCCGATGATGCGGTGATGAGAGATTCCAAAAGTCCCTCTCCTTTGGATTGGAATTCTTCAATCGTATCAACTAACACAATCGAGGCGTTTACAATCACACCAGCAAGACCGATGATACCAATCATCGCAAGAAAACTGAGAGCCTTTCCAGAGATTAAAAATCCAAAAACAACACCCACAAATCCGAGTGGAATCGATAATAAGATTAACACAGGTTTTTTGATACTATTAAAGATGATTGCAAGGATTGCAAAAATTCCAAAAAAAGCCAACACACCTGCAACTAACAAGGACACCATTGACTTGGCAGTTTCTTCTTGTTCACCACGAAATTTGATTTTATAACCAGGGTATTTTTTCCCGATATTTCCAAACTCATCGACAATTTTTCCATTTACGATGGAAGAACTTGTAATTGCTTCATTTACATCAGCAAGGACGGTGATTGCTTTTTCATAGTCGTTATGATAAAGAGCCTCAATCCCTTGCACAGTCGTTTTTGTTGTGACGGCAGTAATCGGTGTTAGCAGACCAAACTTATTGGAAATTTGGATGGAATCTAAGTCTTCTATCCCATCTCGGAATCGATCATCATTCTGAATGATGATACGTACCTCATCTTTTCCTTTCCTAAGGTTTGAAGCTTCCAGACCTTCCATAGCAGTTCTCACATAATAAGCTGTGATTTCTGTATCAATCCCTGTAATGGCCGATGCAGTGTCTTTGACGCGGATCTGGATTTCTTCTCTACCTGGTTTATAATCATCATTGATATTGATAACACCATCTTGTTTTCGAAGAAAGTCCTGCATCTCATTGGATATTTGTTTTAATGTTTTGTAATCACGTCCTTCAATGGCAACAGTAACTGCGGCTCCAATCGGAGGTCCATTCACAACTAAATCCACCATAACGGAAATGGCATTTGGTAATTTTTTTAAATCAGGTTCCAGTTCCCCAAATATTTCTTGGGCGGTTCTTTTCCGTTCTGTTTCCGGAACAAGTATAATTTGAGCCATACCCAATTGTTCCCCAATTCGAGTAAGTGGGTCAGTAGGATCCGTTTGTTGGATTCCAATTTTTAAAATGACACTTTGAACTTCTGATTTTGGAATTTTATCTAAGATAGGTTGGAAGTATTGCAATTGTTTGGCGGTTTCTTGTGCAGAAAAGTCAGGTGGAAATTCTGCCCTTACCAATACGTAATCAATTCCTTCTTTTGGGAATAAATTGAAGTTCATAAGACCCACTAAACCACAAGAGGACAAAAATACGATGAGAATACATCCAAGTGTTATGAACGGTCTTCCTACTACTTTCGTAATAAATTTTGTAAATTTGTTCTTTAACGACTCAAATCCATTTTCTAAGATAGAACGGAAACGATCCCTATGTTTGGATCTTTTTTTTGGTTCATTCGATGTAAACTGTGCATAACGTACGGGTAACAAAAGAAATGACTCAAACAGTGATAAAGTCAGAGCAACAATCACCATAAATGGAATCTGCCAAATGAACTTTCCCATGATCCCAGACATAAAAGCCATTGGTAAAAAAGCTGCTACCGTCGTTAGATAAGATCCGATGATAGGAACAAACAATTCACTCGCACCTAAAACAGCAGCTTCTCTTGACTCAAAATTTTTCGAACGATACTTATAAATATTTTCAGAGATGATAATGCTATTATCCACGAGCATCCCAAGAGAAATGATGATCCCAAGCATCGAAACTAAGTTAAAAGATACATCAAATATTGGAAATGCTATGGTCGTCGCAAATAAGGTAAGAGGTAAAGATAAACTAGTTAATAGTGAATCCTTAAAACTAAAAAACAAAATAAGCACTACGACGACTAAAAACAAACCTTGAAGAGAGTTTGTAATCACCACGTCCAGTCGTTTGATAGCTCTTTTCCCTTCGTTATTTAGTTCCGTAAA
The sequence above is a segment of the Leptospira levettii genome. Coding sequences within it:
- a CDS encoding ankyrin repeat domain-containing protein: MSVIDVAKSGTIEDWDLLLREGADPNELDSYGTNALTWMLKVDNVDLFQHAITKGADPNSPYRTPGNVIFDVVSQNRTQFLNALITTSPIWKNSPNLLTRDKEGNTIFHIAVLESMETLWECIHPWITDEVMALRNEAGRSIFLEAVVENRIEIVLYLLKTFPQVKDHLDLEGKNALHLAAEPNLDEVCAILLEEDSLNLESKDQFGNTALFLSASCDGVESLKELLYAGANPFVWGENEESITRLLDREKFGHCLKTWKDFVIQKAILGETYPFRKEMIQYIQIEKPFKPEELAKAKLVDLS
- a CDS encoding GMC oxidoreductase, whose product is MNQTIPKEQKFDYDVIIVGSGFGGSVSAYRLSQKGYKVLVIESGKRWKAGDFPKTNWSLRKYLWMPKLGFYGIQRINLLNDFLLVSGSGVGGGSLVYACTLYVPSSKVLNSPLYSKMGGEKALLPYYDVAKHMLGVTENPQLWEPDHLLLETAKSFGKEDTFRRTPVGIYFGNKKDPKDPFFDGDGPDRDPCNYCGGCMVGCRHNAKNTLDKNYLYLAEKLGAVILPETKVTSLIPLNAKGIPDPEASGEFGYELETNSTTGWFGYPKRKFRSEQVVLSAGVMGTVGLLLKMQQENKMIRLSEKLGDTVRTNSETVLPVTVPSSHNADYSRGIAITSSVHPDENTHIEPVRYSKGSDFFGVMASVMTDGGGKFPRPLKFFWTMVRHPLYFLKAHNPFGFAKNSIILLVMQTVDNSVRLVRKRRFIWPFQRTLTSALSTGEPTPTYIPIANAFTRKLAEIVGGIPRSSLNETLLSAPVTGHIMGGCIVAESPEKGVIDLENKVFGYENLRVCDASMLTVNLGVNPSLTITALSERAMSLIPPKETSVPYLKFELKRGFDKIISFKPTKRTVKKSTRVK
- a CDS encoding DUF2804 domain-containing protein translates to MSESDSQIEFIFCQFALRNSEKTSGRIKSLVLNRFMPEIKKQIPLLNSDGTITEEGWARSPYWTYNRENIAASKLRIKEWDYYSILSLSKEYGITLTASDLGYAGLFAICYLDFKKASFKQIDTLSVMPLGKTGFPKVNDSGVVSFQDKKLSLRFETFNGKRTLEFESKDFVAPDGSRGIKGKIELAEPKMDTMNIATSWKENRKAFYYNTKINCMPATGNIVVGNQTLSFDSKTDFGALDWGRGVWTYKNRWYWSSVSAWIDGKPFGLNLGYGFSDRTPASENVILYDGKIHKLDEVNFIINTKDYLTPWKFISNNNRLDLDFQPIVDRNSYMNFVLIKSEQHQVFGKFNGTVVLDNGKKIKLENVLGFAEDVLNHY
- a CDS encoding efflux RND transporter permease subunit is translated as MRKVIHFFVYKPLVANLVFIFLFLAGIISVLSMKREAFPRVNFRQVRVLTVYPGASPVDVEKKVTIPIEEKLREVEGLDSVRSISRNSESDISIKIDLEHNNPDGVVNDIRRAVDRVTNLPIQVKDRPIVTEQKSSNFPVLEIAIHGAMDEMELQEMGRFIEDEMRKVSGVSRVDAFGKRKEEWRIRVDPDLKKRYTIGFSDIINAISKRNISVPAGSFLRPITQDIRVTGEIAEINDIKNIPIRSNETGNSILLSQVANVKDTYERPRVLAVVNGEPAYVLQIIKKDSADIIRTVEAVQGRIEELKKQIPANIQFTELNNEGKRAIKRLDVVITNSLQGLFLVVVVLILFFSFKDSLLTSLSLPLTLFATTIAFPIFDVSFNLVSMLGIIISLGMLVDNSIIISENIYKYRSKNFESREAAVLGASELFVPIIGSYLTTVAAFLPMAFMSGIMGKFIWQIPFMVIVALTLSLFESFLLLPVRYAQFTSNEPKKRSKHRDRFRSILENGFESLKNKFTKFITKVVGRPFITLGCILIVFLSSCGLVGLMNFNLFPKEGIDYVLVRAEFPPDFSAQETAKQLQYFQPILDKIPKSEVQSVILKIGIQQTDPTDPLTRIGEQLGMAQIILVPETERKRTAQEIFGELEPDLKKLPNAISVMVDLVVNGPPIGAAVTVAIEGRDYKTLKQISNEMQDFLRKQDGVININDDYKPGREEIQIRVKDTASAITGIDTEITAYYVRTAMEGLEASNLRKGKDEVRIIIQNDDRFRDGIEDLDSIQISNKFGLLTPITAVTTKTTVQGIEALYHNDYEKAITVLADVNEAITSSSIVNGKIVDEFGNIGKKYPGYKIKFRGEQEETAKSMVSLLVAGVLAFFGIFAILAIIFNSIKKPVLILLSIPLGFVGVVFGFLISGKALSFLAMIGIIGLAGVIVNASIVLVDTIEEFQSKGEGLLESLITASSERFRPILVTTMTTMAGMIPTAYAIGGSDPLLIPMTLSLAWGLGFGTFGSLIFIPASFSAYYKLKKRA